The Proteus vulgaris genome has a segment encoding these proteins:
- the matC_2 gene encoding fimbrial protein, translating to MKKILTFISTLTLSTLVFSAHALYVGSEVFTLESDKSFFSRTYLNNTDRTNLYKIHVYKIEKPGGKEKDEKQLPIEDGEILYTPLQKVLLPNEHEFFKLFYKGAKDDKERYYRIIIEETPVNLVPYQENSKQPLVVPTVGLNTVMVIRPREMKFTYDHNNVAGTIKNTGNTYFRLLLNDKCDSDEENAKILQLLPGESYQHPWLKKEHKQFIIAFDRYIGLENNCASN from the coding sequence AATATTAACATTTATTAGCACATTAACACTCTCAACACTGGTATTTTCAGCCCATGCGCTTTATGTTGGCTCTGAAGTTTTTACTCTTGAATCTGATAAATCTTTTTTCTCTCGTACTTATCTTAATAATACTGATAGAACAAACCTTTATAAAATTCATGTCTATAAAATAGAAAAGCCGGGAGGTAAAGAAAAAGATGAAAAACAACTTCCTATAGAAGATGGTGAAATACTTTACACTCCTCTGCAAAAAGTATTATTACCTAATGAACATGAGTTTTTTAAATTATTTTATAAAGGTGCTAAAGATGATAAAGAGCGTTATTACCGTATTATTATTGAAGAAACACCGGTTAACTTAGTACCTTATCAGGAAAACAGTAAGCAGCCTTTAGTCGTTCCTACTGTTGGGTTAAATACCGTGATGGTTATTCGTCCTCGTGAAATGAAATTCACTTATGATCATAATAATGTTGCTGGCACTATCAAAAACACAGGCAATACTTATTTTCGCTTACTGTTAAATGATAAGTGCGATTCTGATGAAGAAAATGCCAAGATATTACAGCTATTACCCGGCGAAAGTTACCAACACCCTTGGTTAAAGAAAGAGCATAAGCAGTTTATTATTGCTTTTGACCGTTATATTGGATTAGAAAATAACTGTGCTTCAAACTAA
- the matB_2 gene encoding fimbrial protein, protein MKKYHVLLSLLLTAFTTTTTFANTSSVQTIANWHATAIKKPQSELGVTPLNALHFEVTENNRFNAQDGAFDITVKDAEGATDFKLTSKIISNELKNATDNSVLIVKTDWNGKTLSNNQETVILDNQKGIHHGLMPANKASEKSELKSLQSAFLFNVINGSQSVASLPEGLWEGALRIEFTSKWAGDFVTLATR, encoded by the coding sequence ATGAAAAAATACCACGTATTACTTAGCTTATTACTGACGGCTTTCACGACAACAACAACCTTTGCCAATACTTCATCAGTACAGACAATTGCAAATTGGCATGCCACAGCAATAAAGAAACCCCAGAGTGAATTAGGTGTAACCCCTTTAAATGCCCTGCATTTTGAAGTCACAGAAAATAACCGTTTTAATGCACAAGATGGCGCTTTTGATATCACCGTTAAAGATGCTGAAGGGGCAACAGATTTTAAATTAACATCGAAAATTATTAGTAATGAACTTAAAAATGCGACAGATAATTCAGTATTAATAGTAAAAACAGACTGGAACGGTAAAACATTATCAAATAATCAAGAAACCGTTATTCTTGATAACCAAAAAGGTATTCATCATGGGCTGATGCCAGCAAATAAAGCGTCAGAGAAAAGTGAGCTAAAAAGTCTTCAAAGTGCTTTTTTATTTAATGTCATCAATGGTTCTCAATCTGTAGCATCATTACCTGAAGGTTTATGGGAAGGCGCTTTGCGCATTGAATTTACCAGCAAGTGGGCAGGCGATTTTGTGACACTAGCGACAAGATAA
- the pgtA_1 gene encoding phosphoglycerate transport system transcriptional regulator, which produces MHSDSVLPSPKIDRNYLDILKRYDWPGNIRELRNVAELYAVGIVKMVDSEQHRAIIPPEGPLDNLVDEYERRLIEDALYLFAGRVSDVADYLGIPRKKLYLRMKKARP; this is translated from the coding sequence GTGCACAGCGACTCGGTATTGCCATCCCCAAAAATTGATCGTAACTATCTTGATATTTTAAAACGTTATGATTGGCCAGGTAACATTCGCGAATTACGAAATGTCGCTGAGCTTTATGCGGTAGGTATTGTGAAAATGGTAGATAGTGAACAACACCGAGCGATTATTCCACCTGAAGGCCCTTTAGATAATCTTGTAGATGAATATGAGCGTCGATTAATTGAAGATGCGTTATATTTATTTGCGGGTCGCGTCAGTGATGTTGCTGATTATTTAGGTATTCCACGTAAAAAATTGTATTTACGGATGAAAAAAGCACGACCTTGA
- the pgtA_2 gene encoding phosphoglycerate transport system transcriptional regulator, with the protein MGDSAQITAIREQVQQIADIDKDLMIEGAMGTGRHLLAQLLHELSPHSDKAIQTVDCQNLSDIKQVIVQIETDGVGTLILRSPYDLSSEAQRWLSSYLLDMERQGKRHFRTIAILENNTQQLVTEGRLIPEFYYYFSQITFSLPPLSARRPDIIPLFRAFLRQSAQRLGIAIPKN; encoded by the coding sequence GTGGGAGACAGTGCGCAAATTACGGCGATTCGAGAACAAGTACAACAAATTGCGGATATTGATAAAGATTTAATGATAGAAGGTGCGATGGGAACAGGGCGTCACCTTCTTGCTCAATTGCTACATGAGTTAAGTCCACATAGTGATAAAGCTATCCAAACGGTAGACTGTCAAAATTTATCCGATATCAAACAGGTTATTGTTCAAATTGAAACTGATGGAGTGGGTACGTTAATTTTACGTTCTCCATATGATTTATCATCAGAAGCACAGCGTTGGTTAAGTTCTTATCTGCTGGATATGGAACGTCAAGGAAAGCGTCACTTTAGAACCATTGCGATTTTAGAAAATAATACACAACAACTGGTGACGGAAGGGCGATTAATACCTGAATTCTATTACTATTTTTCACAAATTACCTTTTCATTGCCTCCCTTAAGCGCAAGACGTCCTGATATTATTCCATTATTTAGAGCCTTCTTACGACAAAGTGCACAGCGACTCGGTATTGCCATCCCCAAAAATTGA
- the pgtA_3 gene encoding phosphoglycerate transport system transcriptional regulator has protein sequence MTQSLMPDIDVLLIDDDEDILESYRHLLNLAGMVARVTNSPEKALSLLTPEWQGAVVLDIYMPAMNGMEVLERIKQIDSRIPVIMITGHGDIPLAVEAVKKGLMILLKNPLIPLFF, from the coding sequence ATGACACAATCACTCATGCCTGATATTGATGTTTTATTAATTGATGACGATGAAGATATTCTTGAATCTTATCGTCATTTACTTAACCTTGCAGGTATGGTTGCCAGAGTGACTAATTCGCCTGAAAAAGCATTAAGCCTTTTAACACCAGAGTGGCAAGGGGCTGTTGTGCTCGATATTTATATGCCCGCAATGAATGGTATGGAGGTACTTGAGCGCATTAAGCAAATCGATTCTCGTATTCCCGTCATCATGATCACCGGACATGGCGATATACCATTGGCTGTGGAAGCGGTAAAAAAAGGGCTTATGATTTTATTGAAAAACCCATTAATCCCCCTGTTTTTTTAG
- the pgtB gene encoding phosphoglycerate transport system sensor kinase — translation MKLLVPKQFGKLGRRLYMAFTFSFLLTLLIGVIIFFMWGKLATQINASVGESLPMLTISYNMERYSTNLQMLLKEREQTQRKSISEQQQQEIHQLLDNLREFPIEQKPQRDFYTQLVDELSSLIYQQDVLLDKRRELENRLAQLLGQLAWMHDAVGEDIKPLLNEIEWHVSQMINEKNVQENSLQLLLESTLLQELFTTENELISLVEEIAHQRYSRDIDVAFHYISVKIDEIISLNQKLKSYPSTIAHRQVLQEIIAITRYDGDIYNTLIDDVENEKKLKALAPELNEKLSQFDNAVSGNVFATSEVLNELNGNTRKLMATGKIVIVVIIVVSLLLSIIVMKILIDRRLIARLNKLSDDLAHVAKGNLTEPMLIEGQDEIGLLSRRLRRFWRQMKEVEATNALNLINNTDASLITCHHDGRMETVNPSAATLLGTGKEQSNKPLWLLFNGEASTMLKAQFSSTSPLYRLGQSECIIRMVKASEPHFLQFNIREYPHKDEHKYIVTITDITRQELSRLELQRLVALKTQDLQDKNQQLNEEIVRREQAQKHLIQTQEELVQAAKMAVVGQAMTILAHELNQPLSAINTYLYSAKLTIQMEKYDQLPDSIERIEKLCARMNRIITALRNFSRKSSSEISFVSAPLKELVDSAMVLVESRSKREQCIITNNIPNELTICADPTQIEQVLVNLFVNAMDAIAGVGESQITIDLLSVDPKRKLVGISDSGEGFNSAVLPKLFTPFTTTKDVGLGLGLSICRSIMQRFGYEIYLASALNGGAMVVLEFTDDTITHA, via the coding sequence ATGAAATTATTAGTGCCTAAACAATTTGGCAAGCTAGGTAGGCGCCTTTATATGGCGTTTACTTTTAGTTTTTTACTCACCTTACTGATTGGGGTGATTATCTTTTTTATGTGGGGAAAACTGGCGACACAAATTAATGCGTCAGTGGGAGAATCTCTACCCATGTTAACCATCAGCTATAACATGGAGCGTTATAGCACCAATTTACAAATGTTATTAAAAGAGCGTGAACAAACACAACGAAAATCGATTTCAGAGCAACAACAACAGGAAATTCATCAGTTATTAGACAATTTGCGCGAATTCCCTATTGAGCAAAAGCCTCAACGTGATTTTTATACTCAACTTGTTGATGAATTATCATCGTTAATTTATCAACAGGATGTATTACTAGATAAACGACGTGAATTAGAAAATCGTCTTGCACAATTATTAGGGCAACTAGCGTGGATGCATGATGCTGTCGGCGAAGATATTAAGCCACTACTTAATGAAATCGAGTGGCATGTCAGCCAAATGATCAATGAGAAAAATGTACAGGAAAATAGTTTACAACTGTTATTAGAATCAACGTTATTACAAGAGTTATTTACCACGGAAAATGAGTTAATTAGCTTAGTTGAGGAAATTGCTCATCAACGTTATAGCCGTGATATTGATGTCGCCTTTCACTATATTAGTGTCAAAATCGATGAAATTATTTCGTTAAATCAGAAGTTAAAAAGCTATCCGTCGACGATTGCTCATCGTCAGGTATTACAAGAGATCATCGCTATTACTCGTTATGACGGCGATATCTATAACACATTGATTGATGATGTCGAAAATGAGAAAAAACTCAAAGCATTAGCACCTGAATTAAATGAAAAATTATCACAATTTGATAATGCGGTAAGTGGTAATGTTTTTGCGACCAGTGAAGTGTTAAATGAGCTCAATGGTAATACGCGTAAACTGATGGCGACGGGAAAAATCGTTATTGTGGTGATTATTGTCGTCTCTTTATTACTCAGTATTATTGTGATGAAAATCTTGATTGATAGACGATTAATTGCGAGGTTGAATAAACTCAGTGATGACCTAGCGCATGTGGCTAAAGGCAATTTAACAGAACCAATGCTCATTGAGGGGCAAGATGAAATTGGTTTATTAAGCCGGCGACTTCGTCGTTTTTGGCGTCAAATGAAAGAAGTTGAAGCGACTAATGCGTTAAATCTTATCAATAACACCGATGCGAGTTTAATTACCTGTCACCACGATGGCAGAATGGAAACCGTTAATCCGAGTGCTGCAACGTTATTAGGTACAGGTAAAGAGCAAAGTAATAAACCACTTTGGTTATTATTTAATGGTGAAGCCAGTACTATGTTGAAAGCGCAATTTAGTTCAACAAGTCCGCTTTATCGTTTAGGACAAAGTGAATGCATCATTCGAATGGTAAAAGCGAGTGAGCCTCATTTCTTACAATTTAATATTCGTGAATACCCTCATAAAGACGAACATAAATATATTGTGACTATCACCGATATTACGCGCCAAGAGTTAAGTCGATTAGAGCTTCAACGGCTGGTGGCCCTAAAAACACAAGATTTGCAGGATAAAAACCAGCAATTAAATGAAGAGATTGTGCGTCGTGAGCAAGCACAAAAACATTTAATTCAGACCCAAGAAGAGTTGGTTCAAGCTGCCAAAATGGCGGTTGTTGGGCAAGCGATGACAATCCTTGCTCATGAGCTTAATCAGCCCCTTTCAGCAATCAATACCTATCTGTACAGTGCAAAACTCACCATACAGATGGAAAAATATGATCAATTGCCTGATTCTATAGAGCGTATCGAGAAGCTTTGTGCACGAATGAATCGAATTATCACTGCATTACGTAATTTTTCACGTAAATCGTCATCTGAAATTAGCTTTGTTTCAGCACCATTAAAAGAGCTTGTGGACAGCGCCATGGTGCTGGTTGAGTCTCGTTCTAAACGAGAGCAGTGTATCATTACGAATAATATCCCTAATGAATTAACTATTTGTGCCGATCCGACGCAAATAGAGCAAGTCTTGGTTAATTTGTTTGTTAATGCAATGGATGCAATTGCCGGTGTTGGTGAAAGTCAGATCACCATTGACCTTTTATCTGTTGATCCTAAAAGAAAATTAGTGGGGATCTCTGACAGTGGAGAAGGGTTCAATTCCGCTGTTTTACCAAAATTATTTACCCCGTTTACCACAACAAAAGATGTGGGGTTAGGGTTAGGGTTATCCATTTGTCGTTCTATTATGCAACGGTTTGGTTATGAAATTTACTTGGCCTCAGCGTTAAACGGCGGCGCTATGGTCGTTTTGGAGTTTACTGATGACACAATCACTCATGCCTGA
- the pgtC_1 gene encoding phosphoglycerate transport system, substrate-binding/regulatory protein, translating to MAKIPLSENVLSTNSQLADSTDFILDSNKAYHRREVVNALFDQMITHNFPLMRQVWSDIHEAERQKDQTPERLDAISQARNIASSVLISENEANSPTLQALFTKAADQREYTDQALAVLYQWRTLEAERLEQALALLKETKSP from the coding sequence ATGGCAAAGATCCCGCTAAGTGAAAATGTATTAAGTACTAATTCTCAATTAGCTGATTCAACAGATTTTATTTTAGATAGTAATAAAGCTTATCATCGCCGTGAAGTAGTCAACGCTTTATTTGATCAAATGATCACCCATAATTTCCCTTTAATGCGTCAAGTTTGGAGTGATATTCATGAAGCAGAAAGACAAAAAGATCAAACGCCAGAACGGCTTGATGCGATTAGTCAAGCACGCAATATAGCAAGTTCAGTGCTTATTAGTGAAAATGAGGCTAATTCGCCAACTTTACAGGCACTTTTTACAAAAGCAGCAGACCAACGAGAATATACCGATCAAGCTTTAGCCGTGCTTTATCAATGGCGTACTTTAGAGGCCGAAAGACTTGAACAAGCACTGGCTTTATTGAAAGAGACAAAATCACCCTAA
- the pgtC_2 gene encoding phosphoglycerate transport system, substrate-binding/regulatory protein, with amino-acid sequence MGLLVIHSILQKHQLPSPKSWKDLTAPIYQGHLTMTTPANSGTTQLMVENILQENGWEEGWKILLELNGNLASISARSARVSDAVARGIVGAGPVIDNYAFNHQKRFDFIDFDYFDKSIILPAYVAILAESDKHAEAGVFISFLLSEEGAGNCL; translated from the coding sequence TTGGGATTATTAGTAATACACAGTATTTTACAAAAACATCAGTTACCATCACCTAAAAGTTGGAAAGATCTCACTGCTCCTATTTATCAAGGTCATTTAACGATGACAACACCCGCTAATTCTGGCACGACACAACTAATGGTCGAAAATATTTTACAGGAAAATGGTTGGGAAGAAGGTTGGAAAATCCTATTAGAATTGAATGGTAATTTAGCATCAATATCAGCGAGAAGTGCCAGAGTCAGTGATGCTGTTGCTAGGGGGATTGTTGGTGCAGGGCCTGTAATTGATAATTATGCTTTCAACCATCAAAAACGGTTTGATTTTATTGATTTCGACTATTTTGATAAATCAATAATTTTACCCGCTTATGTTGCTATTTTAGCTGAAAGTGATAAGCACGCTGAAGCAGGTGTTTTTATTTCTTTCCTTCTTTCCGAAGAGGGGGCAGGAAATTGTTTATAA
- the pgtC_3 gene encoding phosphoglycerate transport system, substrate-binding/regulatory protein: MILSTILRKLLMVGKMKGKLILSFFCLFFIFGANAKDDRLVILTTHSDTVMRPLMLAFADKYPNIKTQVVYRRVEIAERLIKNYPYQSIDIVMSSSANFYHHLDREGLLSRLPIKYETPDWLLKHSSIINDKVTAFGYSGIGIISNTQYFTKTSVTIT, translated from the coding sequence ATGATCCTGAGCACAATTCTAAGAAAACTTCTTATGGTGGGGAAAATGAAAGGGAAACTTATTTTGTCATTCTTTTGTTTGTTTTTTATTTTCGGCGCAAATGCAAAAGATGATCGGCTTGTTATCTTGACTACACATTCAGATACAGTAATGCGCCCATTAATGCTAGCTTTTGCTGATAAATATCCAAATATTAAAACACAAGTTGTTTATCGACGTGTTGAGATTGCAGAAAGATTAATAAAAAATTATCCTTATCAGTCTATTGATATTGTAATGTCTTCTTCTGCAAATTTTTATCATCATCTTGATAGAGAAGGTTTGCTTTCTCGTTTGCCTATTAAATATGAAACCCCTGATTGGTTATTAAAGCACAGTAGTATTATAAACGATAAGGTAACGGCGTTTGGTTATTCAGGGATTGGGATTATTAGTAATACACAGTATTTTACAAAAACATCAGTTACCATCACCTAA
- the uhpC_1 gene encoding MFS-family transporter — translation MFNFFKTRKDLPLLEESNEKIRSIYKKYQWQVFIGLVFGYAMFYVVRMALGVVKKPMLDAGIVTTTELGLMGSAFFFTYAFGKFSNGFLSDYANIGRFMSISLIASSITCIFMGMSTAGLFFVLLWGINGWFQSVGSAPSCVSIFQWFSPKQRGSVYSIWGGSRNIGEAITWILTATIVSFFGWRAGFIGAGIASLAAGIILLMLLKDRPRTYGLPDPATAFGEEAEFAKSSDPKETRRAQLFILKQPTVWIIATACAAMYVSRYAISSWAVLYLQGSKGYSLIDAGFAMSTYPIAGFFGAILAGITSDKLFNANRHIPTLIYGIANIAGFALMFWGPQSRVMDAVALSMIGFAIGGLVVFLAGLTACDLMPKNAVGAVKGFIGLFAYIAASAQELISASLIKVTEIDGVTHYDFSTVQYFWIGSAIVSMILAMMVWNAKKVTMD, via the coding sequence ATGTTTAATTTCTTTAAAACAAGAAAAGATCTCCCTCTATTAGAAGAATCTAATGAAAAGATCAGATCAATTTATAAAAAATACCAATGGCAGGTTTTTATAGGGCTTGTTTTTGGCTACGCCATGTTCTATGTAGTTCGAATGGCACTCGGTGTGGTAAAAAAACCGATGCTAGATGCAGGTATTGTAACAACAACTGAACTCGGTTTAATGGGTTCTGCGTTCTTCTTTACTTATGCATTTGGTAAGTTCTCTAACGGCTTCTTATCCGATTATGCGAATATTGGACGCTTTATGTCCATCTCGTTAATTGCTTCCTCAATTACCTGTATTTTTATGGGGATGTCAACGGCCGGCCTATTTTTCGTCCTATTATGGGGTATTAACGGTTGGTTCCAATCTGTCGGTTCAGCACCTTCTTGTGTCTCTATCTTCCAATGGTTCTCACCAAAACAACGCGGTAGTGTTTATTCTATCTGGGGTGGCTCACGTAATATCGGTGAAGCTATTACATGGATCTTGACTGCAACCATAGTGAGCTTCTTTGGTTGGCGCGCAGGCTTTATCGGTGCAGGTATTGCTAGTTTAGCTGCTGGTATTATCTTACTAATGTTATTAAAAGATCGTCCTCGCACTTATGGTCTGCCAGATCCAGCAACTGCATTCGGTGAAGAAGCTGAGTTTGCTAAAAGTAGCGATCCAAAAGAAACACGCCGTGCACAATTATTCATATTAAAACAACCTACTGTATGGATCATTGCCACAGCCTGTGCAGCAATGTACGTCTCTCGCTACGCAATCAGTTCATGGGCTGTTCTTTATTTACAAGGTTCAAAAGGCTATTCACTGATTGACGCTGGTTTTGCCATGTCAACTTACCCAATCGCTGGTTTCTTCGGTGCAATCTTAGCAGGTATCACATCAGACAAACTGTTTAACGCTAACCGCCATATTCCAACACTGATTTACGGTATTGCCAACATTGCAGGTTTTGCACTGATGTTCTGGGGTCCACAAAGCCGTGTTATGGATGCAGTTGCATTAAGTATGATTGGTTTTGCAATTGGTGGTTTAGTTGTGTTTTTAGCAGGTTTAACCGCTTGTGACCTGATGCCGAAAAACGCAGTAGGCGCAGTAAAAGGCTTTATCGGACTATTCGCCTACATTGCAGCCTCAGCACAAGAATTAATTTCTGCATCATTAATTAAAGTCACTGAAATTGATGGTGTAACTCACTATGACTTCAGCACAGTACAGTATTTCTGGATAGGTTCTGCCATCGTATCCATGATCCTCGCAATGATGGTCTGGAATGCGAAAAAAGTTACCATGGATTAA
- the pykA_1 gene encoding pyruvate kinase, translated as MRKTKIVATLGPASCSEQMIEKLIMAGANVFRLNFSHGTREQHQATAATIRQVAEKHRVFIGILADLQGPKIRIANFKNDSIQLKQGDSFILNADLDSTLGDEQQVGLDYPQLVQEVTPGNILLLDDGNIQLQVSAVNNNKIETVVTVGGKLSNRKGINLLGGGLSAPALTEKDKQDIHTAATIQADYIAVSFPRNGADIEYARDLVIAAGSHAKIVAKVERAEVVSCEENMDDIIKASDVIMVARGDLAVEIGDASLPGAQKQLIARCRALGCPVITATQMMESMIESPMPTRAEVMDIANAVGDGTDAVMLSAETAAGKYPVEAVSAMARVAEGAERSFAANAENPWQSPSYYSQTGRWIALAAATTAFHDDKHLSVAVLTENGKSVTLLSRFMPNNNVYALTDNPALAGQLTVLRGVTPVAYQRHNNSDCDENIMQKLQAEGLLTDMNSLLITRLSTFEKTGESDCCHLVPVKQVEVAIA; from the coding sequence ATGCGTAAGACAAAAATTGTTGCGACTCTTGGCCCAGCTAGCTGTTCAGAACAGATGATTGAAAAGCTGATTATGGCAGGTGCTAACGTATTTCGTTTAAACTTTTCACATGGTACTCGCGAACAGCATCAGGCCACTGCCGCAACTATCCGTCAGGTCGCAGAAAAACATCGTGTATTTATCGGGATCTTAGCAGACCTGCAAGGTCCTAAAATTCGTATCGCTAACTTTAAAAATGATTCAATTCAATTAAAACAAGGCGATAGTTTTATTTTAAATGCAGATTTAGACAGCACATTAGGCGACGAGCAACAAGTGGGTTTGGATTACCCACAACTTGTTCAAGAAGTCACACCAGGGAATATTTTGTTACTTGATGATGGCAATATTCAATTACAAGTCAGCGCCGTCAATAATAATAAAATAGAGACTGTCGTTACTGTTGGTGGAAAATTATCTAACCGTAAAGGGATTAACTTACTCGGTGGTGGTTTATCTGCACCTGCATTAACAGAGAAAGACAAACAAGACATACACACAGCAGCCACTATTCAAGCAGATTACATTGCCGTTTCATTCCCACGTAATGGTGCGGATATTGAATATGCCCGTGATTTAGTGATCGCAGCAGGAAGTCACGCCAAAATCGTTGCTAAAGTTGAACGTGCAGAAGTGGTTTCTTGTGAAGAAAATATGGATGACATTATTAAAGCATCTGATGTCATTATGGTGGCTCGAGGTGATTTAGCGGTTGAAATCGGTGATGCCAGTTTACCGGGTGCACAGAAGCAACTTATTGCACGCTGTCGCGCATTAGGTTGCCCTGTTATTACCGCGACTCAAATGATGGAATCAATGATTGAAAGCCCGATGCCAACCCGTGCAGAAGTTATGGATATTGCAAATGCGGTTGGTGATGGAACAGATGCCGTCATGTTGTCAGCTGAAACGGCAGCAGGGAAATATCCAGTGGAAGCCGTTAGTGCAATGGCACGCGTAGCTGAAGGCGCAGAGCGCTCTTTTGCAGCTAATGCTGAAAACCCTTGGCAATCACCGTCTTACTATTCGCAAACCGGTCGATGGATTGCACTGGCTGCAGCCACAACCGCTTTTCATGACGACAAACATTTAAGTGTCGCCGTATTAACAGAAAATGGCAAATCAGTGACCTTGTTGTCACGTTTTATGCCGAATAACAATGTATATGCATTAACAGATAATCCTGCACTTGCAGGTCAATTGACCGTATTGCGTGGTGTCACACCTGTTGCTTATCAACGTCATAACAATAGTGATTGTGATGAAAACATCATGCAAAAGCTGCAAGCAGAAGGATTATTAACAGACATGAATTCACTCTTGATCACCCGTTTATCAACCTTTGAGAAAACCGGTGAAAGTGATTGTTGTCACCTTGTTCCCGTAAAACAAGTTGAAGTTGCAATCGCTTGA
- the nagC_1 gene encoding N-acetylglucosamine regulatory protein, protein MTPNVPNTLRQMNASLVLNVIRHQGPLSRAQIAKISGITKATVSEIINDLLEEKIVYESGVSSPAGQGRKGILVNFDPQHSLGVSIDLGGTKIAYAVFNLDAELLYEYQEPTFDTDDREHFITQFAQSIENVIEKSGVDRQKINVIGVATPGIIDIKNGVVLEGSPNLPHWDNLPLAQQLTEKLNVPIVLENDIRAALVGEMWKGRCRHTHSCALIGIGTGLGSALLMDGKVIRGANNAAGEIGYMMFARDHLFRNWRNKGCFESFCSGSGLSERMANLREENLSAIEIIQASQQGDPLAQSLVEEMADYLAIGIMNLVAIANLEKVVLTGGITRSADTFLPRVQANLDRHLFANTKVNIELSELWEKGPLYGIAILALATVYPSIQFMPEIQLR, encoded by the coding sequence GTGACACCGAACGTACCCAATACATTACGGCAAATGAATGCCTCGCTTGTATTAAATGTCATTCGTCATCAAGGTCCTTTGTCGCGGGCTCAGATAGCCAAGATCAGTGGAATTACAAAAGCGACGGTGTCTGAAATTATTAACGATCTCCTTGAAGAAAAAATCGTTTATGAAAGCGGTGTCAGTTCGCCTGCAGGACAAGGCAGAAAAGGTATTTTAGTTAACTTCGATCCTCAACACAGTTTAGGTGTCAGCATTGACTTAGGTGGAACCAAAATCGCTTATGCGGTTTTTAACTTAGATGCCGAATTATTGTATGAATATCAAGAGCCTACCTTTGATACTGACGATCGTGAACACTTCATTACGCAATTTGCGCAAAGTATTGAAAATGTGATCGAAAAAAGCGGCGTAGATCGCCAAAAGATCAATGTTATCGGTGTCGCCACACCAGGGATCATCGATATCAAAAATGGGGTTGTACTAGAAGGCTCCCCTAACTTACCTCATTGGGATAATTTGCCTCTAGCACAACAACTTACAGAAAAACTCAATGTACCCATTGTACTCGAAAATGATATTCGTGCAGCACTTGTCGGTGAAATGTGGAAAGGCCGTTGCCGTCATACACACAGTTGTGCGCTGATTGGGATCGGCACAGGATTAGGCTCCGCCTTACTAATGGATGGAAAAGTTATCCGTGGCGCAAACAATGCAGCTGGTGAAATCGGCTATATGATGTTTGCTCGTGACCATCTCTTTCGCAATTGGCGCAATAAAGGATGCTTTGAGAGTTTCTGCTCTGGCTCAGGTTTAAGTGAGCGAATGGCAAACTTACGAGAGGAAAATCTTAGTGCAATTGAGATTATTCAAGCCTCACAACAAGGCGATCCGCTTGCTCAATCCTTAGTTGAAGAAATGGCTGATTATCTTGCCATCGGCATTATGAATTTAGTCGCCATTGCAAATTTGGAAAAAGTGGTATTAACAGGCGGGATCACCCGCTCTGCTGATACCTTTTTACCGCGTGTTCAGGCAAATCTAGATAGACATTTATTTGCTAACACCAAAGTGAATATCGAGCTTTCTGAATTATGGGAAAAAGGCCCGCTTTATGGCATTGCTATTCTCGCCTTAGCCACGGTTTATCCATCAATTCAATTTATGCCCGAGATCCAATTGAGATAA